The nucleotide sequence CAACAAGTCTGTGAATTTACTGCTTGGTCTCCTCCCGTCTCCAGCACGCTGCAAGTTACTTAAGCACCGGGGACACGTCTGCCTTGGGCCTAGCCATACCCCACTCTGGCTGCAAGGTCTGGTTTACAAGATGTGCTCGATGGCCATCGGCCGACTGAATGCgcgagctggggagggaggagccccGCGGCTCCAAGACATGGACCCCGAGGGCTGGGgttgggcagggcagggcagggcaagggAGGGCGACTCACGGGTGCTGTAGCACGTTGGAGCACAGCGCTGGGTCCACCTTCTGCCAGCAGCCCAGGTGGGCAGCGGCCTTGTGCAGGAGGTCGCAGTAGCTGGCGGGCAGCAGGTGCTGCATGAGGATCACTGAGGTGCTGATGGACACCAGCAGGAAGAGCTCACAGGACCAGCGCTTGTCATAGTAATGCGTGTTCTGGGGGCAGTGGGAGATCGGTAAGGCCTAGGGTATTCCCAGTGGCCtcactccctcccctttccctgatTCGATCTGCCTCAGAAACTGGGGCAGCCTTCCGGGGGCCTGAGACCAAGGGTTTAATCAGAGACAGAGGGCTTAATCATGGGCCTGGACCCTGTGCCCATTATTCCGTTCTCTATAAGCTCCTCTTTTTAGAAAAACTGCTCCCACCACCTACCACTCGGAGCCAGTACAGGTTCTGGGGTGGAACCAACTTGAGTTAAACCGTGGCTCTGTTGCTTATTAACTATGCAATGCTGGGCAAGTCACTGCACTTGTCTGTGCCCTTTCTCTTCCACCACATGATAGGAACAGCTACCAAGCCTCTCTGAGAGGTGTCAGGAGGATTATCACACTCATGAAAGCTCTAGCACGTTGTAGGTACTCAAGAAACATCGAGTCGTCTCAGTTTCACATCACTCAGTACAGTCCAGCCCGGGAGAAATGTTTCAAGCCTACTGTCTGCTGGGGAGGTAGCTTCCCAGAAGGCCAGACAAGCTAGAGAGAAAGCATAGGCTTTTCCAGTCATTCGGGTCTGGAAGACTCCTGGCTTTCCTACTTAATGAGAGAGCTAGACATTGTGACATGCCTGGGCCCAAATGGCCCTCGTGAAATACATCACTGCTTTCTGTTATCCAGTATTACGACCAACCATGTCCTGCCCCCCTCATTGGCTGGGGGACCTTGTGCAGGCCGCTTCCTCTCAGTGAGCCTTGTTCTCTCCACTCTAAAATCGAGGCAGTCGTTACTCTAGCCCTCAAGAGAACAGATAGGAGTCTTATCAAAAGTGGTCTAGTTATTCATGCAAGCAGGAAGGCTCCTGGGGGCAGGCAAGAGGCTAAGGCCCTAAGCAggccccttccctccctgggTTGGGCTACGCACCTTCACGAACCAGACAGGCACAAAGGCCACGTAATAggcactcagcatggagctgaCCAGCACTTCCTTCATGCGCCAGTTGAAGTCCATCTTGAGGAACTCCACCTCGCTGCGGATGAGACTGGGGGACAGGCAGCAGGCGTGGGTGGGCATAGCGTCCGGCCCGTACAACTGCCGCGTGTGCTGCTTCCACGTCTCCCGCAGCGTCAGCAGGTAGTCCCGGCTCCGCGCCAGGCCACTCACCGCCTCCCGGGGACCCATGGAGGCCATGTGGCTGAAGAGATTCGTCTTGCGGAGGTCACAGTTCAGCTGCAGGAACGGAATGTACATCCCAAACCTGCTGGGGGAGACCGTGGTGAGGGGAGGCCTGCCCGTGGGCCACGATCCCAACCCGAACCCAGGAAAGgaatcttctttcttctctgggcCTGAGTTCTCCTGGCTGCTCAGAGGGGAGAATGTTCCCATCCTTCTATCCAGCCAGACTCTGATCAGATCAACCTAGGTATCAGCATGGAGTGCAGGCCAAGCATCGGGAACAAAGCAGGAAGCAGGAGATGAGGCCCTGCCTCGTGGTCTGTTGCTGACTAACAGTGATCCCAACAGCCCACATTCACTGGCCACACTCTGTGCTCTAGACACTGTACTAAGTGCTTTACACGTGTTCTCTGCTTTTGCTTCTCCTAAGAACACTAGGCATTCAGTACTACTATCTTGTACTACTTTGAAGGAGCTGTGGCTTGGACAGGTGAGGTGGATTCTCCAAGGTTACCCAACCAGTAGGGAAGCAACAGGGCTGGTATTCAAACCTGGAACTGTCTGGTGCCAAAGACTGAGACACACACTCAACAAATACTGTGAGTGGTTTATCAGTTAAAAATGTACAagggggggcctggctggctcagttggaaaagcatgtggctcttgatcttaagagtcatgagtttaagccccacactgaACACAaagctgactttaaaaaaaaaaatgtccacagTACCACAAGAGAGGTCCAAGTTATGACAGCTGCGTCCTTGAGAGGCAGCTCTTCGGCTTACAGAGGAAGGCGCTCAGGAAGAGCATCTACAGTGTGTtgactatgtgccagacactgaaaTGGGcccttgaacaacagaaattccTTTCCCTGCGTGGTACCCTTAGGGCTGGAGCTCACTAGTCAAGGGGTATCTTGACTACATGGTTGGTGTCTTTTGAGGAGAAAACTAGATGGACTCAAAGCCCAGGAAAGAAGATAATTATAAAAAgtagttaaggggcgcctgggtggctcagtcattaagtgcctgctttcagctcaggtcaagatcccaggtggctgggatcgagccccatgtcgggttccctgctcagcgggaagcctgcttctccctctcccactcccgctgcttgtgttctctctcttgctgtgtctctctccgtcaaataaataaataaaatccttaaaaataaataaataaataaataaatagttaagagccagggcacctggctggctcagttgtttggaccatgtgactctcgatctgggagttgtgagtttgagcctcacactgggcagagagattactttaaataaacaaataaataaaataaagggtgAAAAGTAGCTAAGTGCCTAGCACAGTTCATGGAACATTGTAGTAGGTGCTATTTACAGATGTATCTTCTTTTAGCTTCTTTAGCTTATCCATTTCCCCAGGTCCTCAGACACAGCCCCAGAAGGGTCCCTGGGCTGCCCCCAGGAGTCAAGGCCAGTAAGAACACATTTTCTTACcagtagtaatttttttcttcctttttttcttatgttccaaGAAGGGATACGTGAGTGGCCTTGGGCAAACAGGTGGCCTTTTTGGGGTTTTGCTTTTAGTCTATAAAACGGGGAAGCTACTACCATTCTCCCTAGGGTAAGGTTTAGTAAGATAATTTAGAGAACTGTGGTCTGGAGCATAACCTTTGATCAAATAGGCCAGGATTAAAATCCCAGCTCTGGTACTTACTAGCACAGTGATTtagggcaagttatttaacctctatgagcctcagtttccttaatttGCCCTAAGTTACATAGCTCGTATGGATTCTCTACACTCAGTGAGGCATTACATGTACTATTTTCATAAATACTGTCTTTAAACCTTGCAACAAACCCAAGCATGGTGCTTAATCCAAAGTAGAAGATCGTAAAAATTCATTTAGAAAAGagagaccaggggcgcctgggtggttcagtgggttaaagcttctgccttcggctcaggtcatgatcccagggtcctgggattgagccccacgtctgggtctctgctccgcagggagcctgttcctcctctctctctctgcctgcctctctgcctagttgtgatttctctctgtcaaataaataaaatattaaaaaaaaaaaaaagaaaagagagaccagTGATTCTGTGGGACACAAAAGAAGACTGAAATGGGATTCCCAAAACACTCTTCAGGATACCTTGTGGGAATGAAGGACTGGTGCACCTATAGGAACACACAAGGGATTCAGACCCAAACTCAAGGCCAAGTACTTAAGAATCTCCCTGGTTTTGCTTCTAAGGACTGcagatataattaaattatttggTAACAGCGAGTGGACTGCTTTGCAGGTCACAAGTTAGAGGCAACTTTGCACGCAAGATGGCAGATTCCCTCTCATCTTCTTCACTTAAGACGTGACAGtattaaagtagaaaataaattaatatcagCCAAAAGAATGGGAGTGGAGTTATCAGTTCACAAGTGATTCTGACAAATTTAGAAAGCAGATGGAAACATGttgacagatgaggaaggaaGCCATCATCTACAGCAgtgctgtccaacagaaatacAATGAGAATCACATATGTACTTTGAAATTTTCTGGtagccacatgaaaaaaaaaaaaggaagttaattTTAATACTCTAGTTTACTTAACCCAATATATGCAAAACGTTATCATTTCGACATACGATCATTACTTGCAAGTAAGatgtttacttcttttctttttttttgaagattttatttatttattttggagaaagagagaatgagtgtgcaTGGGAGTATgtgcaagtagggggaggagcagagggaaaggcagagaatctcaaacgggactccatgctgagcgcaaaaccccatgcagggctcaatctcacgaccctgagaccatgacctaagccaaagccaagagtaggtgtttaacccactgagccaccaaggcgctcttactttctttttttgtactaaGTCCTCAGAATCTGATGTTTATTTCACACTTACAACACACTTCAATTTAAACTAGCCTCTTTCAAATGTTCAATAACAAAAGGTGGCTGAAAGCTACTTAACTACACGGTGTAGGTCTAGCATATTCTATGAGAGGGCTGCACTGGGGGTAGGAACTTATCTGCCCAGTGACCCAAGAGAATGACTTGATGTAGGCACAGTTGGTAAAGGGTAGAAGCAAGCTGCAGGACTGAACAAAGGGGATTAAACAAAgatgtgtatttatttgtaaaagcCAGTCCCTTTATTCTCTTACCTCACACAACCTACCCTGAAGGATTCTgacattaaaaaattgaataaactgtCTAGGGAGAACTGTGGTCTTTAATGGGGGCACCCTAGAGGAACCCCCTCACTCTGGCTTCTGGCCTGTGGGGGCCCACAACCTGACAACCAGCATGGCACTCCCTCATCCTAAAGCAAAGTCTGCCACTCCATGTGTCCTGCTCATGTACTTAGAattcctggcagagggagaggaagtgtaTTCCAAGTACTCAGTCTTTCATTGGTCAACATGAAGAGATAACTAAAGAAACGAACTATGCTTGGAAAACCAGCAGCATGAAGCAAAAAACTGACCCCAGTGGAAATACAAAATTGAGGGAacagaagagatttttaaaacaagaaaagaatgctATGAGAAAAGAACAATCAGAAAATAAGAGGCcttagagatgaaaaatatgattgctgaaaaactcaataaaaaagcTGGAAGATAAAGTTAAGGAAATCTCCCTAGAGGCAAAGtaaaaagagagagcagagaaagacagagcgggaagagagagagagacagagacagagagaaagaaagatggggggacggggagggagaaagggagagagatgaaaaatatgaaagaaaatataagagaaacaGATGATCAATCTATGAGTTCTACAACCTGATGAGCAGAAGTcccatagagaacagaaaaaaatagaaaggaagataTTATCGAAGAAATAATAGGAGAACATTTTCCTGAAATACCCAAATCTTCAGGTTAGAAGAGTCCTAGAGTACTGataagatgaatgaaaaaagTCCCACACCAGACACCTCCTTGTGATATCTCAATAATCAAAAGATAAACAGGGGATCTCTaaaagttttcagaaaagaaaaaacaagtcaTCTACAGAGTACCTGGAATCAAACTGGCAGCAGACTTCTCATTAGAAACACAGGATGCTAGAGACAATGGAGTAATATCTTCAAACTTCTGAGAGAATATGAATTTGAACTCAGAAATCTAAATTTAGCTGAACCATCAATCAAGTATGAGGgcagaataaagacatttttagacaTGCAAGGCCTCAGAATGTTTATACCTCCCACATACCCATTGTTAAGGAAATTACCTGATAATGCACTCCAGCAAAATAAGggagaaaaccaagaaagaagaAGACATGGGATCCAGGAAACAGTGGATCCAACCCAGGAGGGCAGCGAAGGGAAGTCCCAGGCTGAGAGCTGTACAGCAGGCCTAAAGAACCACTCCAGACTGGAGCAGGAGGATGGAGGGCTCCAGGAGGGATgtctttagggggaaaaatggACTCCAGGCAACAGGTAGCATGACTGAGAGGCTGGATAAACTTGAGGATATGTTGAAGGCCCATCATTCTTTTgtcaacaagaaaaaagaaaggcaattagaactccaaggaaaaaaaaaaggctgtataAGAAAGTTACAATCTAAATACGAAGCAAACTAAAATGTGACATGATTTTAAGCAATTGATGGAAtgtaagaaaagagaaaccaTTTGATTTTGACATggaacttcctttttttaagaggCCCAAGATTATAACTCAGTAACTATAGGGAAGGAGTATCATCAATGCACACTATGTGGTCCTGAAGTGATTGGTATTTCCATAATCATAACAACATCAAGACTACTTACTGCTTCTTGGTTTTTAGAATTAACCTTAGACAAAGAATGGAAGACTCAAATACGGTTATATAGGAGAATGCAAATGTCGAGCTTAATAATATAGAGTATAGCTGGCAGGAagtgagaggagaaagagaaaaggaggaaaagtggATGGGTAGAATTCCTAATATTACCATCTACATAAATGGGATTAAGATACTACCGttgaggaaataaaaagtataggAATACCGACATTATTGGCAAGATAATCAATGGAGAATAAGAAGGGCAGTCATAAAATATTGGGAATAGTGCGGATGGAAGAGTGAACTAAGTAAATCTTCATCTGTCATTGAGCAGAATCAAAGAGTGTGTGCACAGATGTGTGTATGATATGCTTGTAATGCATAAAACAACGCTTACTTCCAGGATATATGAGAAACCAGAAATACTGGTAGTTGCCTTCTGGaagggaaactggacagctaacAGACAGGAGCCAAGGAGAGACTTTTTCATTCCATATAATTTACACATttcaaatgtatacattttacacatatttataattttgaattttaactctGTAAACCTATTATCCAACTATAAAATCAATTACATGTTTAAAAGGAATAAAGGTACAAGGATACTAGAGTTATGGGGGTAACTCAAAAAACGGTTGCCTCCAATAGGGAAAAGCTAGGAACGCCTCAAAAGGCTACCAAAAGGA is from Meles meles chromosome 1, mMelMel3.1 paternal haplotype, whole genome shotgun sequence and encodes:
- the TMEM39B gene encoding transmembrane protein 39B isoform X4, with product MGGRRGPNRTSYCRNPLCEPGSSGGSGGGHTSSASVTSVRSRTRFGMYIPFLQLNCDLRKTNLFSHMASMGPREAVSGLARSRDYLLTLRETWKQHTRQLYGPDAMPTHACCLSPSLIRSEVEFLKMDFNWRMKEVLVSSMLSAYYVAFVPVWFVKNTHYYDKRWSCELFLLVSISTSVILMQHLLPASYCDLLHKAAAHLGCWQKVDPALCSNVLQHPWTEECMWPQGVLVKHSKNVYKAVGHYNVAIPSDVSHFRFHFFFSKPLRILNILLLLEGAVIVYQLYSLMSSEKWHQTISLALILFSNYYAFFKLLRDRLVLGKAYSYSASPQRDLDHRFS
- the TMEM39B gene encoding transmembrane protein 39B isoform X5, which gives rise to MSSSFLVFSLILLECIIRFGMYIPFLQLNCDLRKTNLFSHMASMGPREAVSGLARSRDYLLTLRETWKQHTRQLYGPDAMPTHACCLSPSLIRSEVEFLKMDFNWRMKEVLVSSMLSAYYVAFVPVWFVKNTHYYDKRWSCELFLLVSISTSVILMQHLLPASYCDLLHKAAAHLGCWQKVDPALCSNVLQHPWTEECMWPQGVLVKHSKNVYKAVGHYNVAIPSDVSHFRFHFFFSKPLRILNILLLLEGAVIVYQLYSLMSSEKWHQTISLALILFSNYYAFFKLLRDRLVLGKAYSYSASPQRDLDHRFS
- the TMEM39B gene encoding transmembrane protein 39B isoform X6, which translates into the protein MYIPFLQLNCDLRKTNLFSHMASMGPREAVSGLARSRDYLLTLRETWKQHTRQLYGPDAMPTHACCLSPSLIRSEVEFLKMDFNWRMKEVLVSSMLSAYYVAFVPVWFVKNTHYYDKRWSCELFLLVSISTSVILMQHLLPASYCDLLHKAAAHLGCWQKVDPALCSNVLQHPWTEECMWPQGVLVKHSKNVYKAVGHYNVAIPSDVSHFRFHFFFSKPLRILNILLLLEGAVIVYQLYSLMSSEKWHQTISLALILFSNYYAFFKLLRDRLVLGKAYSYSASPQRDLDHRFS